The DNA segment TCACAGTATTGTTTTAATCAATTCATTGTTATTGTTGTACGGATTTGGATGCATACAAGCATCAGAAGATCAAAAAGCTGAAACAGCAGAGTGTTTGAAGAAGGCGAAAGCAGAAGTATATAAAAAATACTTTAAAGAGCAGGAAGATCTTTATCAAGATCTCGTAAAAAAAGGTATTCCTGGTGCTCGTCGTTTAAATATAGATCAAGATTTAGCAGAAGCTGTACTTGCAACTTATCCACGGAAGGTAAAGGATGCAATTTTTGATATTAAATTAAATATGTTTTGTGCTGATCAAAAAAATATTATGTTGCGTGGTATGCTTGAAACTGGAAAAACTTCTCTAGCTCAAGCAATTGCAATAAAAAATCAAATTCCATGTTTGTTTTTTAATGCGGGAGATGTTTCAGATGCGGAAAATTTGCGGAAAATATTTGAATTTGCTAGATGCGAACAAGAAAGACTAAGCAAACCATGTGTTATCATATTTGATGGATTAGAGGCGCTGACTAGAAGAGATATTGTCAAAAATGATCATGGAAATAATACTCTTATAGAATTTTGGGAACGATTAAATAATTTTAGAAATAATGGAATGGTTGTTATTGGTACAATCGATGGAACAGAGAATTTGCCTGATCAAATTACCAAAAAAACTTCTATGGTTGAGTTTCCTTTACCAAACCTAGAAGACAGAAAAGCGACTTTATCTTATTATGAAGATAAATACAATCTTAAATATCCACTGGAATCGATTACAGCTTTCAGCATTGCTCAGCAAACAGAAGGTTGTTCTAACAGAGAGCTGAAAAATTTAGTAGAGCGAATAAATAAGTTAGTTAAAAGCGATAAAACTAATGATATTGCTACTGAAATCAATAAGATCAAAAAAAATCCTAAACGAAAATTAGCAAGAGCAATAGGAACGTCGTTGGGCCATGCTTTTAAAAAGTATTGCCTTGATCCTAGGTCTTTGACTGCTGCTGGGTTAGTGTCGACCCTGTATATTGCACATAGATATATGGCTATTCAAGAAAAGGGACAGGCTATTCAAGAAAAGGGACAGGCTATTCAAAAAGAGACAATGGATCAAACTAAAGCAATTGCTGATAGGCTAGCTAGTGGTGACCAGATAGTAAAACAAGCGTTAATTAATATGTCAATTCTAGGAATACCTGTTGGACCAATTGTTGCGGGAGCTGGCTATGGTTCTAAAAATCTTTGTATAGAAGGTTATGAAGGTTGTAAAAAAGGTTATAAATGGATTGGTTCAAAAATTTCCTAAATATATCACACAATTGGAACTTTCTATGTTAAAAACAATAAAAAAAGCATTATTGCTGTCATCATTTGCTTTTTCATCTGTTTTGCCCATGAGGCAAGTTGGTCAAGTTGCGTTGGTAAATGTTTTTCCAAAAAGGCAAGTCGCTCAAATTGCGGTGGCAAGAATGGTGAACCAATCAGCATCTTTTCATAATTCATCGGTTGCAAGATTCCCTTTTATTTTTGGTACTTTGGTCGCAACGATGATGCCTCTCGTGGTTTTCGATGAATCTGTAAATAAATCTCACGATGAATTTATAAATGAATCTCACAATCAATTTGTAAATGAATCTCACGATCAATCTGTACGTGAATTTAACGATCAATTTGTAAATGAATCTCACGATCAATTTGCAAATAATTTTGTCGCAATGGATTGTAAATGTGATAAAAGTGACTGTCGAGTATATCTAGATCCTAAAAATGGTGATGCGTACCTAGCCATTAATGGAGCTGATTTTCCAGACTCATCATCAGTTGGAGCTGTTTGTTCTAATCCATCATCTGGTTCTAATCGATCATCGAGTAATAACAGCCAGCAGGAACAATATTTGTCTGAAAGTTCTCATAATTATAAAGTAAAAGAGATACAGCGAACGTTTTTTGAAAATGTTAAAAAACAAGTGTTTTATTATTATGAAAATTTTTCAACAATCGTTCAAGATAAAATAGCAGAGTTTGTGAAATCTTGTTCTTCATCATCGCGTCAAGAACTATCGGATAAAAAAGCTGATCTTGAGCAGCCCCTTCCCGCATTAAAAACCAAACTTCTGTCTTTAACACAACAAAATTTTAGGATTGATTTATTTATTAATCCAGAAAAATATGGTGAGACTCGTGGATCAGCACTACGTGATGCCCAAAATAGCTGGACCCCTCAAGATTATTATAAAGCAAAAGAGGCGTTAGATTTAAAATTAGAAATAGAATCAAGAGAAGCTGCTATA comes from the Candidatus Babeliales bacterium genome and includes:
- a CDS encoding ATP-binding protein, translated to MKNFHSIVLINSLLLLYGFGCIQASEDQKAETAECLKKAKAEVYKKYFKEQEDLYQDLVKKGIPGARRLNIDQDLAEAVLATYPRKVKDAIFDIKLNMFCADQKNIMLRGMLETGKTSLAQAIAIKNQIPCLFFNAGDVSDAENLRKIFEFARCEQERLSKPCVIIFDGLEALTRRDIVKNDHGNNTLIEFWERLNNFRNNGMVVIGTIDGTENLPDQITKKTSMVEFPLPNLEDRKATLSYYEDKYNLKYPLESITAFSIAQQTEGCSNRELKNLVERINKLVKSDKTNDIATEINKIKKNPKRKLARAIGTSLGHAFKKYCLDPRSLTAAGLVSTLYIAHRYMAIQEKGQAIQEKGQAIQKETMDQTKAIADRLASGDQIVKQALINMSILGIPVGPIVAGAGYGSKNLCIEGYEGCKKGYKWIGSKIS